A single genomic interval of Alligator mississippiensis isolate rAllMis1 chromosome 15, rAllMis1, whole genome shotgun sequence harbors:
- the LOC102560465 gene encoding tubulin alpha-1B chain: MRGGVLPGDQPPQIPASSECRSPAANPRGGSPRWAARASQWAAGAGAAGLSRVLPPSPPGSAIKAATRPRHPQSVTYIDSLLVGRSNDPGAGSMRECISIHVGQAGVQIGNACWELYCLEHGIQPDGQMPSDKTIGGGDDSFNTFFSETGAGKHVPRAVFVDLEPTVIDEVRTGTYRQLFHPEQLITGKEDAANNYARGHYTIGKEIIDLVLDRIRKLADQCTGLQGFLVFHSFGGGTGSGFTSLLMERLSVDYGKKSKLEFSIYPAPQVSTAVVEPYNSILTTHTTLEHSDCAFMVDNEAIYDICRRNLDIERPTYTNLNRLISQIVSSITASLRFDGALNVDLTEFQTNLVPYPRIHFPLATYAPVISAEKAYHEQLSVAEITNACFEPANQMVKCDPRHGKYMACCLLYRGDVVPKDVNAAIATIKTKRSIQFVDWCPTGFKVGINYQPPTVVPGGDLAKVQRAVCMLSNTTAIAEAWARLDHKFDLMYAKRAFVHWYVGEGMEEGEFSEAREDMAALEKDYEEVGVDSVEGEGEEEGEE, from the exons ATGCGGGGCGGGGTTTTACCGGGGGATCAACCCCCCCAAATTCCTGCTTCATCTGAATGTCGCAGCCCAGCCGCCAATCCGCGGGGAGGATCGCCCAGATGGGCAGCCCGCGCGAGCCAATgggcggcgggcgcgggggcCGCGGGCCTATCACgcgtgctccccccctccccgccgggCTCGGCTATAAAGGCGGCGACGCGGCCGCGGCACCCCCAGTCTGTTACTTACATCGACTCTTTGCTTGTCGGGAGAAGTAACGACCCCGGGGCCGGCAGCATG CGTGAGTGCATCTCCATCCACGTGGGCCAGGCTGGCGTCCAGATCGGCAATGCCTGCTGGGAGCTGTACTGCCTGGAGCATGGCATCCAGCCTGATGGGCAGATGCCCAGTGACAAGACCATTGGTGGGGGTGACGACTCCTTCAACACCTTCTTCAGCGAGACTGGAGCCGGCAAGCACGTGCCTAGGGCCGTCTTTGTGGACCTGGAGCCCACCGTTATAG ATGAAGTGCGCACTGGCACCTACCGCCAGCTCTTCCACCCTGAGCAGCTGATTACAGGCAAGGAGGATGCTGCCAACAACTATGCCCGCGGGCACTACACCATCGGCAAGGAAATCattgacctggtgctggaccGCATCCGCAAGCTG GCTGACCAGTGCACCGGGCTCCAGGGCTTCCTGGTCTTCCACAGCTTCGGGGGAGGCACCGGCTCCggcttcacctccctgctgatGGAGCGCCTGTCTGTGGACTACGGCAAGAAGTCCAAGCTGGAGTTCTCCATCTACCCGGCCCCGCAGgtctccacagctgtggtggagCCCTACAACTCCATCCTGACCACCCACACCACGCTGGAGCACTCGGACTGCGCCTTCATGGTGGACAACGAGGCCATCTACGACATCTGCCGCCGCAACCTGGACATCGAGCGCCCCACCTACACCAACCTGAATCGCCTCATCAGCCAGATCGTGTCATCCATCACCGCCTCGCTGCGCTTTGACGGGGCCCTCAATGTGGACCTGACGGAGTtccagaccaacctggtgcccTACCCCCGCATCCACTTCCCCCTGGCCACCTACGCCCCTGTCATCTCTGCCGAGAAGGCCTACCACGAGCAGCTGTCTGTAGCCGAGATCACCAACGCTTGCTTCGAGCCAGCCAACCAGATGGTGAAATGCGACCCCCGCCACGGCAAGTACATGGCCTGCTGCCTGCTGTACCGTGGCGACGTGGTGCCCAAGGATGTCAACGCTGCCATTGCCACCATCAAGACCAAGCGCAGCATCCAGTTTGTGGACTGGTGCCCAACTGGGTTCAAGGTGGGCATCAATTACCAGCCCCCGACAGTGGTGCCTGGTGGTGACCTGGCCAAGGTGCAGCGTGCTGTGTGCATGCTGAGCAACACCACGGCCATCGCTGAGGCCTGGGCACGCCTGGACCACAAGTTCGACCTGATGTACGCTAAGCGCGCGTTTGTGCACTGGTACGTGGGCgagggcatggaggagggggagttCTCAGAGGCGCGCGAGGACATGGCTGCCCTGGAGAAGGATTacgaggaggtgggggtggattcagtggaaggggaaggggaagaagagggggaggAATAG
- the LOC109283048 gene encoding tubulin alpha-1A chain isoform X1 yields the protein MRECISIHVGQAGVQIGNACWELYCLEHGIQPDGQMPSDKTIGGGDDSFNTFFSETGAGKHVPRAVFVDLEPTVIDEVRTGTYRQLFHPEQLITGKEDAANNYARGHYTIGKEIIDLVLDRIRKLADQCTGLQGFLVFHSFGGGTGSGFTSLLMERLSVDYGKKSKLEFSIYPAPQVSTAVVEPYNSILTTHTTLEHSDCAFMVDNEAIYDICRRNLDIERPTYTNLNRLIGQIVSSITASLRFDGALNVDLTEFQTNLVPYPRIHFPLATYAPVISAEKAYHEQLSVAEITNACFEPANQMVKCDPRHGKYMACCLLYRGDVVPKDVNAAIATIKTKRTIQFVDWCPTGFKVGINYQPPTVVPGGDLAKVQRAVCMLSNTTAIAEAWARLDHKFDLMYAKRAFVHWYVGEGMEEGEFSEAREDMAALEKDYEEVGVDSVEGEGEEEGEEY from the exons atg CGCGAGTGCATCTCCATCCACGTGGGCCAGGCCGGCGTCCAGATTGGCAATGCCTGCTGGGAGCTGTACTGCCTGGAGCATGGCATCCAGCCCGATGGGCAGATGCCCAGTGACAAGACGATTGGTGGGGGTGACGACTCCTTCAACACCTTCTTCAGCGAGACCGGAGCTGGCAAGCATGTGCCCAGGGCTGTCTTTGTGGACCTGGAGCCCACCGTCATAG atgAAGTGCGCACTGGCACCTACCGCCAGCTCTTCCACCCTGAGCAGCTGATCACAGGCAAGGAGGATGCCGCCAACAACTATGCCCGTGGGCACTACACCATCGGCAAGGAAATCATCGACCTGGTGCTGGACCGCATCCGCAAGCTG GCTGACCAGTGCACCGGGCTCCAGGGCTTCCTGGTCTTCCACAGCTTCGGGGGAGGCACCGGCTCCggcttcacctccctgctgatGGAGCGCCTGTCTGTGGACTACGGCAAGAAGTCCAAGCTGGAGTTCTCCATCTACCCGGCCCCGCAGgtctccacagctgtggtggagCCCTACAACTCCATCCTGACCACCCACACCACGCTGGAGCACTCGGACTGTGCCTTCATGGTGGACAACGAGGCCATCTACGACATCTGCCGCCGCAACCTGGACATCGAGCGCCCCACCTACACCAACCTGAACAGGCTGATTGGCCAGATCGTGTCGTCCATCACCGCCTCGCTGCGCTTCGACGGGGCCCTGAACGTAGATCTGACGGAGTtccagaccaacctggtgcccTACCCCCGCATCCACTTCCCCCTGGCCACCTACGCCCCTGTCATCTCTGCCGAGAAGGCCTACCACGAGCAGCTGTCTGTAGCCGAGATCACCAATGCCTGCTTCGAGCCGGCCAACCAGATGGTGAAATGCGACCCCCGCCACGGCAAGTACATGGCCTGCTGCCTGCTGTACCGTGGTGACGTGGTGCCCAAAGATGTCAACGCTGCCATTGCCACCATCAAGACCAAGCGCACCATCCAGTTCGTGGACTGGTGCCCAACTGGGTTCAAGGTGGGCATCAACTATCAGCCCCCGACAGTGGTGCCCGGTGGTGACCTGGCCAAGGTGCAGCGTGCTGTGTGCATGCTGAGCAACACCACGGCCATCGCTGAGGCCTGGGCACGCCTGGACCACAAGTTCGACCTGATGTACGCCAAGCGTGCCTTCGTGCACTGGTACGTGGGCgagggcatggaggagggggagttCTCGGAGGCGCGCGAGGACATGGCTGCCCTGGAGAAGGATTatgaggaggtgggggtggattcagtggaaggggagggggaagaagagggggaggagTACTAA
- the LOC109283048 gene encoding tubulin alpha-1A chain isoform X2 has protein sequence MRECISIHVGQAGVQIGNACWELYCLEHGIQPDGQMPSDKTIGGGDDSFNTFFSETGAGKHVPRAVFVDLEPTVIDEVRTGTYRQLFHPEQLITGKEDAANNYARGHYTIGKEIIDLVLDRIRKLADQCTGLQGFLVFHSFGGGTGSGFTSLLMERLSVDYGKKSKLEFSIYPAPQVSTAVVEPYNSILTTHTTLEHSDCAFMVDNEAIYDICRRNLDIERPTYTNLNRLIGQIVSSITASLRFDGALNVDLTEFQTNLVPYPRIHFPLATYAPVISAEKAYHEQLSVAEITNACFEPANQMVKCDPRHGKYMACCLLYRGDVVPKDVNAAIATIKTKRTIQFVDWCPTGFKVGINYQPPTVVPGGDLAKVQRAVCMLSNTTAIAEAWARLDHKFDLMYAKRAFVHWYVGEGMEEGEFSEAREDMAALEKDYEEY, from the exons atg CGCGAGTGCATCTCCATCCACGTGGGCCAGGCCGGCGTCCAGATTGGCAATGCCTGCTGGGAGCTGTACTGCCTGGAGCATGGCATCCAGCCCGATGGGCAGATGCCCAGTGACAAGACGATTGGTGGGGGTGACGACTCCTTCAACACCTTCTTCAGCGAGACCGGAGCTGGCAAGCATGTGCCCAGGGCTGTCTTTGTGGACCTGGAGCCCACCGTCATAG atgAAGTGCGCACTGGCACCTACCGCCAGCTCTTCCACCCTGAGCAGCTGATCACAGGCAAGGAGGATGCCGCCAACAACTATGCCCGTGGGCACTACACCATCGGCAAGGAAATCATCGACCTGGTGCTGGACCGCATCCGCAAGCTG GCTGACCAGTGCACCGGGCTCCAGGGCTTCCTGGTCTTCCACAGCTTCGGGGGAGGCACCGGCTCCggcttcacctccctgctgatGGAGCGCCTGTCTGTGGACTACGGCAAGAAGTCCAAGCTGGAGTTCTCCATCTACCCGGCCCCGCAGgtctccacagctgtggtggagCCCTACAACTCCATCCTGACCACCCACACCACGCTGGAGCACTCGGACTGTGCCTTCATGGTGGACAACGAGGCCATCTACGACATCTGCCGCCGCAACCTGGACATCGAGCGCCCCACCTACACCAACCTGAACAGGCTGATTGGCCAGATCGTGTCGTCCATCACCGCCTCGCTGCGCTTCGACGGGGCCCTGAACGTAGATCTGACGGAGTtccagaccaacctggtgcccTACCCCCGCATCCACTTCCCCCTGGCCACCTACGCCCCTGTCATCTCTGCCGAGAAGGCCTACCACGAGCAGCTGTCTGTAGCCGAGATCACCAATGCCTGCTTCGAGCCGGCCAACCAGATGGTGAAATGCGACCCCCGCCACGGCAAGTACATGGCCTGCTGCCTGCTGTACCGTGGTGACGTGGTGCCCAAAGATGTCAACGCTGCCATTGCCACCATCAAGACCAAGCGCACCATCCAGTTCGTGGACTGGTGCCCAACTGGGTTCAAGGTGGGCATCAACTATCAGCCCCCGACAGTGGTGCCCGGTGGTGACCTGGCCAAGGTGCAGCGTGCTGTGTGCATGCTGAGCAACACCACGGCCATCGCTGAGGCCTGGGCACGCCTGGACCACAAGTTCGACCTGATGTACGCCAAGCGTGCCTTCGTGCACTGGTACGTGGGCgagggcatggaggagggggagttCTCGGAGGCGCGCGAGGACATGGCTGCCCTGGAGAAGGATTatgaggag TACTAA